In the Sarcophilus harrisii chromosome 3, mSarHar1.11, whole genome shotgun sequence genome, one interval contains:
- the C3H11orf42 gene encoding uncharacterized protein C11orf42 homolog: MAAGTSQPLSLFEADSTWALIKDKVIEERFGPSVVAVPFLADAACYDLLGVLVKQKSKPPPWLIRARLGLPLPLGLGLPRRSRRALLPVGPLPKLLERSGPEGAFAHCTREYSPKGRAEVGYEETRLVDGQPCRISLQLGGLRKRVAFLLLPPGQVSLQPALPWLRGTHSIYVIYQVFSCSWLQLVLAPTACEPRQLRLQYPLPVAFSCLKFALQPKGMLGPQRPLTGDKLPREASWVRPGPESTVNSVLTPSLSSTLSNTLLDTDAPPSQQPPTPPSQGPPEGRTTRFSYKGRNPFRRGPNTLSGTGKKKENWLFSPRNPSSGNQGGGPGDPDRHSMSLPLLQGLSAEFDSDD, translated from the exons ATGGCAGCCGGCACTTCCCAGCCCTTGTCCCTCTTTGAGGCTGATTCCACCTGGGCCCTCATCAAAGACAAG GTTATCGAGGAGCGCTTTGGACCCAGTGTGGTGGCTGTTCCCTTCCTGGCAGACGCCGCGTGCTATGACCTTCTGGGAGTGCTGGTGAAGCAAAAGTCAAAGCCACCCCCGTGGCTCATCCGGGCCCGCCTCGGCCTACCCTTGCCGCTCGGGCTGGGGCTGCCCCGCCGGAGCCGGAGAGCTCTATTACCTGTGGGACCGCTGCCAAAGTTGCTGGAGCGTTCAGGGCCCGAAGGTGCCTTTGCCCACTGTACGAGGGAGTACTCCCCCAAGGGCAGGGCTGAGGTAGGCTATGAGGAAACGAGACTGGTAGATGGGCAGCCCTGTCGCATCAGCCTGCAGCTGGGGGGCTTGCGCAAACGTGTGGCCTTTCTGCTACTCCCACCAGGTCAAGTGAGCCTCCAGCCAGCTCTGCCCTGGCTCCGTGGCACCCACAGCATTTATGTCATCTACCAGGTCTTCTCCTGCTCCTGGCTGCAACTGGTCCTTGCACCCACAGCCTGTGAGCCCCGCCAGCTGCGCCTTCAGTACCCCTTGCCAGTGGCCTTTTCTTGCCTCAAGTTTGCACTTCAGCCCAAGGGCATGCTAGGTCCACAGAGGCCACTGACTGGGGACAAACTGCCTCGGGAAGCCAGCTGGGTCCGACCGGGTCCTGAGTCCACAGTGAACTCAGTACTGACCCCATCCCTGTCCTCAACCCTATCCAATACCCTTCTTGATACTGATGCCCCACCCTCCCAACAGCCACCCACACCACCCAGCCAGGGTCCCCCAGAAGGACGGACGACCAGGTTCTCCTATAAGGGTCGCAACCCCTTCCGAAGGGGGCCAAACACGCTGTCGGGTACcgggaaaaaaaaag aGAACTGGCTCTTCAGCCCTCGAAACCCCTCATCAGGGAACCAGGGCGGGGGCCCAGGGGACCCGGACCGGCACTCCATGTCCCTGCCTCTGCTGCAGGGCCTATCAGCGGAATTCGACAGTGATGActaa